A genome region from Excalfactoria chinensis isolate bCotChi1 chromosome 26, bCotChi1.hap2, whole genome shotgun sequence includes the following:
- the LOC140262905 gene encoding semaphorin-4E-like isoform X2: MGGTAAVLWLVLQLMQEVKASVGNCMPRKTVKYQTVSVEMFVQEGLSNVSTLLVDEETDTLFVGGRDVISALDLNNISREIAREHWFATQERQLECIRRGKDRISCQNYILLLHKINDSNMYVCGTNAYHPVCDHMVIQRTKMSLQGRAEESRGKCPFEPTLKYASVFVDGAFYSATSNNFLGTEPIILRSMQNPVRTEFKTSWLNEPSFVGMEVVPESEFSPDGDDDKIYVFFTETAVEFEFYDKILVSRIARICKGDLGGKRLLQKRWTSFLKARLSCSIPELNFHFNIIQDIFFLRRGKWKDSIFYGIFSQQGRLDVSAVCAYSMTSIQEAFSKGNYRGPITVEHSHVRWMVFRGEVPVPRPGACIDNSARSMGYKTSSDLPDKVLQFARDHPLMDSSVNPIGDRPALLKRSSNYTRIVVDRVTGLDKQTYDVMFLGTDDGYLHKAFNCDGEMFIVEELQLFLSPEPVQFLQLSAKKGMLYVGSLSEVVQLPVSGCHRYKNCLDCVLARDPYCAWSQASHACVLLSAQSGDTKDLIQNVKYGDASSCLSVENDVRKYLFTIGNNVHLQCVPLSNLARVVWKFNGSQIQDKDSKYLLYDGGIAILNVTMAETGSYDCLSVEKSKAKEFFITVARYALYAHQSTEKANVNAADNNSEAEAVGFQSSVSTYLLKDATKQKFVGSQKENFLLKLLGAGFALLFVFLFVWNFYKGHISLPWKIRETSSKDTNADLENPELALRSRSAAVRENSAIQINVSQ; this comes from the exons ATGggtggcactgctgctgtcctttGGCTTGTTTTGCAATTAATGCAGGAGGTAAAAGCATCCGTTGGGAACTGCATGcccagaaaaacagtaaaataccAAA CTGTAAGTGTAGAAATGTTTGTGCAAGAAGGCTTGTCCAATGTCTCCACTCTCCTTGTGGATGAAGAAACGGATACGCTGTTTGTTGGAGGCAGGGATGTAATTTCTGCCCTTGATCTGAATAACATTTCCAGAGAAATTGCCAGG GAACACTGGTTTGCTACACAGGAAAGACAACTGGAATGCATTCGTAGAGGCAAAGACAGG ATAAGCTGCCAAAACTacatcctcctcctccataAGATCAATGACTCCAACATGTATGTCTGTGGGACAAATGCCTATCACCCGGTGTGTGACCACATG GTTATCCAGAGGACAAAGATGAGTTTGcaaggaagagctgaagagaGCAGAGGGAAGTGTCCTTTTGAACCAACTCTGAAATATGCATCCGTGTTTGTAG ATGGGGCGTTTTACTCAGCTACTTCCAATAATTTCTTGGGAACAGAACCTATCATACTTCGCAGCATGCAGAATCCTGTAAGAACAGAATTTAAAACGTCTTGGCTAAATG AGCCAAGCTTTGTCGGCATGGAAGTAGTACCTGAAAGTGAGTTTAGTCCAGATGGAGATGATGATAAAATTTATGTGTTCTTCACTGAAACAGCTGTTGAGTTTGAATTCTATGACAAGATTCTGGTGTCCAGAATTGCCCGTATCTGCAAA GGTGATCTTGGTGGAAAACGCTTACTGCAGAAAAGATGGACTTCGTTTTTAAAAGCCCGACTTTCCTGTTCCATTCCAGAACTCAACTTCCATTTCAATATCATTCAGGACATCTTTTTCCTTAGGAGAGGGAAGTGGAAAGACAGCATCTTTTATGGAATTTTTTCCCAGCA GGGAAGGTTGGATGTATCGGCTGTTTGTGCATACAGCATGACAAGTATTCAGGAAGCCTTCTCCAAAGGAAACTACAGAGGACCAATAACTGTGGAGCATTCCCATGTTAGATGGATGGTTTTTAGAGGAGAGGTGCCGGTTCCACGTCCTGGTGCT tgtaTTGATAATTCTGCCCGGAGTATGGGGTATAAGACATCTTCTGACCTGCCTGACAAAGTTCTGCAGTTTGCTAGAGATCACCCTCTGATGGACAGCTCTGTGAATCCAATTGGTGATAGGCCAGCGCTGCTGAAGAGAAGCTCAAACTACACCAGGATTGTGGTAGACAGAGTCACTGGCCTAGATAAACAGACCTACGATGTCATGTTTCTAGGAACAG ATGATGGATATTTACATAAAGCTTTCAATTGCGATGGAGAAATGTTCATtgtggaagagctgcagctgtttctgtccCCTGAACCTGTACAGTTCCTGCAGCTGTCTGCTAAAAAG GGGATGCTCTATGTGGGGTCCCTGTCTGAAGTGGTACAGCTTCCAGTTTCGGGCTGCCACCGATACAAGAACTGCTTGGATTGCGTCCTGGCAAGAGACCCGTACTGTGCGTGGTCTCAGGCTTCCCATGCCTGTGTTCTGCTGTCAGCTCAGTCTGGTGATACAAA ggATTTAATTCAAAATGTGAAATACGGGGATGCTTCCAGCTGCCTTAGTGTAG AGAATGATGTGAGGAAATACCTCTTTACCATTGGAAACAATGTTCATCTTCAATGTGTTCCTCTTTCAAATCTGGCAAGAGTAGTGTGGAAGTTCAATGGGAGCCAAATTCAAGACAAGGACTCTAAATACCTCCTCTACGATGGAGGAATAGCAATATTGAATGTGACGATGGCTGAGACTGGATCCTATGACTGCCTCTCAGTAGAGAAATCCAAAGCAAAGGAATTCTTCATCACTGTGGCCCGCTACGCCCTTTATGCACATCAAAGTACAGAGAAGGCAAATGTTAATGCAGCAGATAACAACAGTGAAGCAGAAGCTGTGGGTTTTCAGTCTTCAGTATCAACTTATTTACTGAAAGAtgcaacaaagcagaaatttgtGGGCAGCCAAAaggagaattttcttttaaagctccTGGGTGCTggttttgctcttcttttcGTTTTCTTGTTCGTTTGGAATTTCTACAAGGGCCATATATCTCTGCCTTGGAAGATCAGAGAGACCAGCTCCAAAGACACCAATGCAGACTTGGAAAATCCAGAACTGGCCTTGCGGTCAAGATCAGCGGCTGTAAGGGAGAATTCAGCCATACAAATCAACGTGTCTCAATGA
- the LOC140262905 gene encoding semaphorin-4E-like isoform X1, protein MGGTAAVLWLVLQLMQEVKASVGNCMPRKTVKYQTVSVEMFVQEGLSNVSTLLVDEETDTLFVGGRDVISALDLNNISREIAREHWFATQERQLECIRRGKDRISCQNYILLLHKINDSNMYVCGTNAYHPVCDHMVIQRTKMSLQGRAEESRGKCPFEPTLKYASVFVDGAFYSATSNNFLGTEPIILRSMQNPVRTEFKTSWLNEPSFVGMEVVPESEFSPDGDDDKIYVFFTETAVEFEFYDKILVSRIARICKGDLGGKRLLQKRWTSFLKARLSCSIPELNFHFNIIQDIFFLRRGKWKDSIFYGIFSQQWGRLDVSAVCAYSMTSIQEAFSKGNYRGPITVEHSHVRWMVFRGEVPVPRPGACIDNSARSMGYKTSSDLPDKVLQFARDHPLMDSSVNPIGDRPALLKRSSNYTRIVVDRVTGLDKQTYDVMFLGTDDGYLHKAFNCDGEMFIVEELQLFLSPEPVQFLQLSAKKGMLYVGSLSEVVQLPVSGCHRYKNCLDCVLARDPYCAWSQASHACVLLSAQSGDTKDLIQNVKYGDASSCLSVENDVRKYLFTIGNNVHLQCVPLSNLARVVWKFNGSQIQDKDSKYLLYDGGIAILNVTMAETGSYDCLSVEKSKAKEFFITVARYALYAHQSTEKANVNAADNNSEAEAVGFQSSVSTYLLKDATKQKFVGSQKENFLLKLLGAGFALLFVFLFVWNFYKGHISLPWKIRETSSKDTNADLENPELALRSRSAAVRENSAIQINVSQ, encoded by the exons ATGggtggcactgctgctgtcctttGGCTTGTTTTGCAATTAATGCAGGAGGTAAAAGCATCCGTTGGGAACTGCATGcccagaaaaacagtaaaataccAAA CTGTAAGTGTAGAAATGTTTGTGCAAGAAGGCTTGTCCAATGTCTCCACTCTCCTTGTGGATGAAGAAACGGATACGCTGTTTGTTGGAGGCAGGGATGTAATTTCTGCCCTTGATCTGAATAACATTTCCAGAGAAATTGCCAGG GAACACTGGTTTGCTACACAGGAAAGACAACTGGAATGCATTCGTAGAGGCAAAGACAGG ATAAGCTGCCAAAACTacatcctcctcctccataAGATCAATGACTCCAACATGTATGTCTGTGGGACAAATGCCTATCACCCGGTGTGTGACCACATG GTTATCCAGAGGACAAAGATGAGTTTGcaaggaagagctgaagagaGCAGAGGGAAGTGTCCTTTTGAACCAACTCTGAAATATGCATCCGTGTTTGTAG ATGGGGCGTTTTACTCAGCTACTTCCAATAATTTCTTGGGAACAGAACCTATCATACTTCGCAGCATGCAGAATCCTGTAAGAACAGAATTTAAAACGTCTTGGCTAAATG AGCCAAGCTTTGTCGGCATGGAAGTAGTACCTGAAAGTGAGTTTAGTCCAGATGGAGATGATGATAAAATTTATGTGTTCTTCACTGAAACAGCTGTTGAGTTTGAATTCTATGACAAGATTCTGGTGTCCAGAATTGCCCGTATCTGCAAA GGTGATCTTGGTGGAAAACGCTTACTGCAGAAAAGATGGACTTCGTTTTTAAAAGCCCGACTTTCCTGTTCCATTCCAGAACTCAACTTCCATTTCAATATCATTCAGGACATCTTTTTCCTTAGGAGAGGGAAGTGGAAAGACAGCATCTTTTATGGAATTTTTTCCCAGCAGTG GGGAAGGTTGGATGTATCGGCTGTTTGTGCATACAGCATGACAAGTATTCAGGAAGCCTTCTCCAAAGGAAACTACAGAGGACCAATAACTGTGGAGCATTCCCATGTTAGATGGATGGTTTTTAGAGGAGAGGTGCCGGTTCCACGTCCTGGTGCT tgtaTTGATAATTCTGCCCGGAGTATGGGGTATAAGACATCTTCTGACCTGCCTGACAAAGTTCTGCAGTTTGCTAGAGATCACCCTCTGATGGACAGCTCTGTGAATCCAATTGGTGATAGGCCAGCGCTGCTGAAGAGAAGCTCAAACTACACCAGGATTGTGGTAGACAGAGTCACTGGCCTAGATAAACAGACCTACGATGTCATGTTTCTAGGAACAG ATGATGGATATTTACATAAAGCTTTCAATTGCGATGGAGAAATGTTCATtgtggaagagctgcagctgtttctgtccCCTGAACCTGTACAGTTCCTGCAGCTGTCTGCTAAAAAG GGGATGCTCTATGTGGGGTCCCTGTCTGAAGTGGTACAGCTTCCAGTTTCGGGCTGCCACCGATACAAGAACTGCTTGGATTGCGTCCTGGCAAGAGACCCGTACTGTGCGTGGTCTCAGGCTTCCCATGCCTGTGTTCTGCTGTCAGCTCAGTCTGGTGATACAAA ggATTTAATTCAAAATGTGAAATACGGGGATGCTTCCAGCTGCCTTAGTGTAG AGAATGATGTGAGGAAATACCTCTTTACCATTGGAAACAATGTTCATCTTCAATGTGTTCCTCTTTCAAATCTGGCAAGAGTAGTGTGGAAGTTCAATGGGAGCCAAATTCAAGACAAGGACTCTAAATACCTCCTCTACGATGGAGGAATAGCAATATTGAATGTGACGATGGCTGAGACTGGATCCTATGACTGCCTCTCAGTAGAGAAATCCAAAGCAAAGGAATTCTTCATCACTGTGGCCCGCTACGCCCTTTATGCACATCAAAGTACAGAGAAGGCAAATGTTAATGCAGCAGATAACAACAGTGAAGCAGAAGCTGTGGGTTTTCAGTCTTCAGTATCAACTTATTTACTGAAAGAtgcaacaaagcagaaatttgtGGGCAGCCAAAaggagaattttcttttaaagctccTGGGTGCTggttttgctcttcttttcGTTTTCTTGTTCGTTTGGAATTTCTACAAGGGCCATATATCTCTGCCTTGGAAGATCAGAGAGACCAGCTCCAAAGACACCAATGCAGACTTGGAAAATCCAGAACTGGCCTTGCGGTCAAGATCAGCGGCTGTAAGGGAGAATTCAGCCATACAAATCAACGTGTCTCAATGA